A DNA window from Brassica napus cultivar Da-Ae chromosome A4, Da-Ae, whole genome shotgun sequence contains the following coding sequences:
- the LOC125607861 gene encoding glutathione S-transferase T3-like isoform X1 — MANSSTSFINLLASQGVIDLDSSEPPCVSSQGVASQCSDEATVKERRKWSPKEDIIFIGAWLNTSKDPIVSNKQKGLAFWKRIVKNYNSSPLLVGTIPRELGQVKQRWARINDLVCKFSGSYEMALREQISGQNDNDVMKAALEIFFNDKGFKFNLEHAWRELRHDVKWCSTFLGKDNGKDKRKTGASDAGGSVTEPQERPIGVKAAKAAGKRKKIGKEEELGQLKDLMETKRKISNQSLLASLLAKTDPLTEMELALKMKLMSEML, encoded by the coding sequence ATGGCAAACTCCTCCACAAGTTTTATTAACCTTTTAGCGAGCCAAGGGGTTATTGACCTTGACTCATCGGAACCTCCGTGCGTTAGCAGTCAAGGGGTAGCCAGCCAATGTTCCGATGAGGCTACGGTAAAAGAGAGGAGAAAATGGTCACCAAAGGAGGATATAATCTTCATTGGTGCTTGGCTCAACACGAGCAAAGACCCAATAGTTAGTAACAAACAGAAAGGCCTTGCGTTCTGGAAGAGGATAGTAAAGAACTACAACTCCAGTCCTTTACTGGTTGGTACAATCCCCCGCGAACTTGGGCAAGTCAAGCAACGATGGGCCAGGATCAACGATTTGGTGTGTAAGTTTTCTGGTAGCTACGAGATGGCACTGAGGGAGCAGATAAGCGGGCAAAATGACAACGATGTGATGAAGGCTGCATTAGAGATCTTCTTCAATGACAAGGGCTTTAAGTTCAACTTGGAACATGCCTGGAGAGAGCTTAGGCATGATGTCAAATGGTGCTCCACCTTTCTCGGGAAGGACAATGGGAAGGACAAGCGCAAAACAGGTGCTTCTGATGCGGGAGGGTCAGTGACAGAGCCACAAGAGAGACCCATAGGAGTGAAGGCAGCTAAGGCTGCTGGTAAGAGGAAGAAaataggaaaagaagaagaattaggACAACTTAAAGATTTGATGGAGACCAAAAGGAAAATCTCAAATCAGAGTTTGCTTGCAAGTTTGCTTGCTAAAACCGACCCACTTACTGAGATGGAATTAGCTCtgaaaatgaaattaatgtCTGAGATGTTGTGA
- the LOC125607861 gene encoding uncharacterized protein LOC125607861 isoform X2, which produces MEEELRDMKARKDYYNMLHAVSDAQQGIPQFCPCGALTKEVVDKDDTYDYLPGKRYFICCEFENDGMHFRQPWVTGMQQEVERFKKVFNEQEKLKRECEALKEQVKMLHLRLNELESSHSEVSV; this is translated from the exons ATGGAGGAAGAATTAAGAGATATGAAAGCCCGCAAAGATTACTACAACATGCTTCATGCCGTTTCAGATGCGCAACAAGGTATTCCTCAATTCTGCCCCTGTGGAGCACTGACGAAGGAAGTCGTTGATAAAGACGACACATATGACTACCTCCCTGGGAAGAGATACTTCATCTGCTGTGAGTTCGAG AATGACGGGATGCATTTCAGGCAACCATGGGTTACGGGTATGCAACAAGAGGTTGAGAGGTTCAAAAAAGTATTCAACGAGCAGGAAAAGCTGAAGAGAGAATGCGAGGCGCTTAAG GAGCAGGTGAAGATGCTGCATTTGCGTCTGAATGAACTTGAGAGCAGCCATTCGGAGGTTAGTGTGTAA